TCTTCAAGAGCGCTGAAAGCCCATAGGGGATCATACCGATACCACTTGAAATCGGATCGCATCCAAAAGAGATTCCACTCTTTTTTTTGACAAAAGTTGCTCTGGCTATGGGGTGTTCGCATGAATGCCCGGGACTGACCATGGCTCCCGGATTTCAAAAATCTCAAAGCTCTGGCCGGAAATTCGGAAGAAAAGATCCACCTCGTGTCGGATTCCCACAGGAGGCCGTATTTTTTTAATGAACTAGCCAACTATTTTTTGAATTCGTATGATTTCAAATTCGCGTAAGATCATGATGGTATACCCACCTTTTTTATGTGATTGCAGGGGTTTATGGCTTAAAGCGAGGAAACGTTTGAGGCGGCAGCCTCGTTCCCCTGACCCATCTCCCATGGGTTCTCACCGTTTCTCCCGGAGATATCCAGAAATAAATACGGGCTACTGCGGGTCGGAGAGGGAGCCTGTTCTGTCGAAACTCCGGAGAGCGGGGGAATTACCTGTCTCCGGAGTTTGGTATTCAGCGGGAATGTGTACAGGCTTTTTTGAATTCTTTTGTCATTTTTCCAAGTATGGCAGGAATTTTTTCCCTGTCGGCTGTTTCTCCGATAACCCGGACAAAAGCGGAACCAATGACAATGCCATCGGCATGGGGGACGAGGGCAGCCACCTGAGAAGCTTCGCTGATGCCAAAGCCCAGAGCCACGGGAACGGGGCTTACGGCCCGTACTTTCCGGGCCATGGCTCCGGCCCCGTCGGTATGGAGACCGCCGGAACCGGTGACGCCCGTCATGGAGACCAGATAGATGAAACCCTTGGCATTCCGGCAGATTATCTCCATTCTGTCTTCCGGCGTGGTGGGGGCCACAAGGGGTATGGAAACAAGGCCTGAGGCTTCTAGAAAAGGAAGAAGCTCGCCCGATTCCTCAAGGGGCATATCCACCACCAGCACACCATCTGCCCCGGCCGCGGCAGCATCCTTGCAGAATTTTTCCGGGCCGTGGGCAAGGATGGGGTTCAGGTAGGAAAAGAGTACAATGGGGGTTGGGTAATGCTCCCGGATTTCCTTTACCATTTTTAAAGCGGTGCCAAGGCTCACTCCTGCCTTAAGTGCCCTCTGGGAAGCCAGCTGAATGACAGGACCGTCTGCCGTGGGATCGGAAAAGGGGATGCCGATTTCAAGGAGATCCATGCCATGGTCCAGCATGGAAAAAATAATTTTTCGGCTGGTTTCCATGTCCGGGTCACCAGCGGATACAAAACCGATGAGGGCAGCCTCTTTGCGGTTTCTGCACTGCTCAAACATGTTGCGGATGCGGTTCATGATCCAATTCCTTATGCCTTCAGAAGAAGTTCTGCGTTGATGACGGCAAACTCCGGATGATTGGTGGCATTGGCCATGTCTTTGTCACCTCTGCCGGAAAGATTCACAAGAATACTCTGGGTTTTCGGCCTCTTTTTTGCCTCAAGGATGGCAGCTGCCAGGGCATGGCTGGATTCCAGCGCCGGAAGAATGCCCTCGCTTAGGGTCAGAAGCTTGAAGGCGGAAAGGGCCTGTATGTCCGTAATGGCTGTGTACTGTACCCGTCCGCAGTCCTTGAAAAGGGAATGCTCCGGCCCCACACCGGGATAATCCAGCCCTGCGGATACGC
This genomic interval from Desulfobotulus pelophilus contains the following:
- the trpA gene encoding tryptophan synthase subunit alpha; protein product: MNRIRNMFEQCRNRKEAALIGFVSAGDPDMETSRKIIFSMLDHGMDLLEIGIPFSDPTADGPVIQLASQRALKAGVSLGTALKMVKEIREHYPTPIVLFSYLNPILAHGPEKFCKDAAAAGADGVLVVDMPLEESGELLPFLEASGLVSIPLVAPTTPEDRMEIICRNAKGFIYLVSMTGVTGSGGLHTDGAGAMARKVRAVSPVPVALGFGISEASQVAALVPHADGIVIGSAFVRVIGETADREKIPAILGKMTKEFKKACTHSR